Genomic DNA from Corallococcus macrosporus:
AAATCCGTTCGAGGAACTCACGGCATGCAAAGCACCGTCGCCGCGGGCGAGGCCCGCAAGGGGCATCCCCCGGGCCTGTATTTGTTGTTCGCCACCGAGATGTGGGAGCGCATGTCGTACTACGGCATGCGCGGCCTGCTGGTGCTCTTCCTCACCGACAAGGTGCGGGGCGGCTTTGGCTGGTCCACCGCGGATGCCCTGGGCCTCTACGGCACGTACACCGGCCTCGTGTACCTGACGCCGATTCTTGGCGGCTACATCGCGGACCGCTTCATCGGCCAGCGCAAGGCGGTGATGCTGGGCGGCGCGCTGATGGTGATTGGCCACCTGCTCTTGGCCCTACCCGGCATCTCCATCTTCTACGCGGGCCTGGGCTTCCTCATCATCGGCAACGGCTTCTTCAAGCCGAACATCTCCACCATGGTGGGCGGGCTGTACCCCGCGGGTGACGGCCGGCGCGACGGTGCCTTCACCATCTTCTACATGGGCATCAACCTGGGCGCGGTGCTGGGCAACTTCATCTGCGGCACGCTGGGTGAGCGCGTGGGCTGGCACTGGGGCTTCGGCTCCGCCGGCGTGGGCATGACGCTGGGCCTGATCATCTTCGTGGCGCTGGCGCACAAGTTCCTGGGCAACGTGGGCCTGGCGCCCGCGCCGCGCCCCACCGAGGCGCAGACGACGACGCCGGACGGCAAGCACCACGCCTTCTCCCGCGAGGAGTGGGACCGCATCATCGTCATCTTCATCATCGCGCTGTTCGTGGTCGCGTTCTGGACGGGCTTCGAGCAGGCCGGCGGCCTGATGAACCTCTACACGGACCAGAAGGTGGACCGCTCCATGTTCGGCTGGGAGGTCCCCACCACCTGGTTCCAGAACTTCAACTCCGTCTTCATCGTGACGCTGGCGCCGGTGTTCGCCGCGGTGTGGAGCTCGCTGGCGGCGAAGGGCAAGGACCTGAGCATCCCGGTGAAGATGTCCCTGGGGCTCATCTTCCTGTCCGTGGGCTTCGCGTTCATGCTGGGCGCCTCCAAGGAGAGCGCGGCGGACGGCAAGGCGGCGGCGTGGTGGGTCATCATGGCGTACCTCTTCCACACCATGGGCGAGCTGTGCCTGTCGCCGGTGGGCCTCTCCATGGTCAGCAAGGTGGCGCCCCAGCGCGTCACCTCCGCGATGATGGGCGTGTGGTTCCTGGCGAACGCGGTGGCCAACAAGCTGTCCGGCGTGCTGGGCGGCTACTCGGAGAAGATGGGTGAGTTCAGCGTGTTCCTCACCATCGTCATCGGCGCGGGCCTGGCGGGCGTCATCCTGCTGTTCCTCGCCCCCATGCTGAAGCGGATGATGCACGGCACGGACGAAGTGACGCCCGCGGCGACGCCCGCCCACCAGGAAGGCACCGTCCACCCGGCCACCTGAGCCGGAGGGGGCAGCCCCTTTCGAAGTCCGTACGCCGGAGCGCCCGCTGGGTGCTCCGGCGTTTTTCGTGGCGGCCATGCGGGCCCTGCACGCCCGCTTCCGCGTGAGTATCGATTCTGGAGCCCCATGCGGATCCAGATTGGAAAGAGCCACTCACCGGATTGCGCCACCGCCGCGCGGGAGGCGGGCCAGGAGGCGCTGCGGGGCGCGGTTGCCCCCACCTTCGCCCTCGTCCTGTGCACGGACCAGTACGACGCGGTGGCGCTGGCGTCCGCGGTCCGCGAGGAGCTGGGGGACATCCCCTGGGCCGGGTGCTGCGCGGCGGGCGTCTTCGCGGGAACCGAGCTGCTGCTCCAGGGGCTGGTCATCGCGCTCTTCATTGGCGACGACTTCCGCGTTGGCGTGGGGATGGGCGGGCCCGTCAGCGAGCGCCCGCGGGAGGCCGGGCGCGCGGCGGTGGCCGAGGCCGTGAGCAAGCTGCCTCCCAAGCCGTCCGGACACCGGCGTGCGCTCATCGTCCTGCCGGACGCGCTGAGCGGCAACTCGACGGAGGTCGTGCGCGGGGCCCAGCAGGAGGCGGGCGCGGGCATCCGCTGGGCGGGGGGCGGCGCGGGCAACAACCTCCGGTTCGTGAAGACGGCCCAGTTCGCGCAAGGCCACGCCTACCAGGACCGGGTGGTGGTGATTGCCTTCGACACCCGGGAGCCCCTGGGCGTGGGCATCCAGCACGGCTGGTATCCGTATGGGCCCCCCTCGCAGGTCACGAAGGCCCGGGGCGCGGTCGCCATCGAGCTCGACTACGAGAACGCCTTCGAGGTCTACCGGCGCACGGCCGCGAGCCGGGGCGACGCCCTGGACGTGCGCAGCTTCGTCCGCTTCGCGATGACCCACCCGCTGGGGATTCCCCAGGCCAATGGCGAGTTCGTGATCCGCGACCCCCTGTCCGTCGACTCCGACGGCTCGGTCCGCTTCATCGCCGAGATTCCGGACGGCTCCCTGGTCCGCGTCATGGAGGGCAAGCGCACGGATTTGCTCGGCGCCGCGGCCAGCGCCGCCACCCTGGCCCGGGAGGCCACCTCCGGCGCGCTGGGCGGCGCGATGGTGTTCGATTGTGTCTCCCGCTACCTGCTGCTGGAGGACGGCGTCCGAGACGAACTCTCCCGGTTCCAGGACGCGCTCGGCGCGGGCGTGCCGGTCGTGGGCTGTCTGACGCTGGGCGAGGTGGGGGCCATGGGGGGCGGGGTTCCCCAGTTCCACAACAAGACAGCGGTGGTGGTCGCGCTGCCGGGGTAAGGGGACGAGGTGGCGCATGGAGGACCACGGCGCGGACGCGGAGCACAAGCTCACCGAGGAGCGCCTCGCGCTGCTGAGCGTGCTCCAGGAGCTCACCGTCGCGGCGCTTGACCTCCTGGATCCGGACAAGCCCGCGGACGACTTCCTGGACCGCGTCGCGGAGCGGCTGGGCTGCGCGGTCGCGCTCTGGTTCCAGTCGGATCCGGGAGGGCAGGTGGGCCTGCTGGGCGCGAGCGGACTGTCCCCGGCCTCCCGCCAGCTCCCGATTCCACGGCTGCTGCCAAGGTACCCGCGCGAGCCCGGCCCCCTGCGCGTGGAGCTGCCCTATCCGGAGCTGGCTTCACCGGGGCTCGTGCGCTGGTCGGTGCCCATCGACGACGCCGGGCATGGCGCGGTGCCCCCCGTCAGCGTGCTGCTGCTGTACTTCGACCGCGAGCCGCGTCTGCCGCGCCAGTACCAGGGCATGGTGGAGCGGCTGGGCGGCGTGCTCCGCACCGCGCTCATCCACCGGCAGCTCTTCGCGCGGACCCTGGAGAGCGAGCGCGCGCTCCAGCACGAGCGGGACTTCAGCTCCACGGTCCTGGACACGGCCCGCGCCCTGGTCGTCGTCCTGGATCCGGAAGGCCGCATCGTCCGCTTCAACCGGGCGTGCCAGGAGGTGACGGGCTACTCCTTCGAGGAGCTGCGCGGTGACCGCTTCTGGACGCGGCTGCTGCCACCCGAGGAGGCGGGGATCGTGGAGCTGCACTTCGCCGTGCTCGCGGCGGGGCTGGGGCACGAGCAGTACGAGAACCACTGGCTGACCCGGAAGGGAGAGCGCCGCCTCATCTCCTGGTCCAGCAACGTCCTGCGGAACGTGTCGGGGACCATCGAGTACGTCATCGGCACCGGCATCGACATCACCGAGCACCGCCGGACCGAACAGGAGCGCGACCAGACCTTCCAGCGCGAGCAGCAGGCGCGCGCCCGGGCCGAGGAGCAGGAGGGGCGGTCCGCGCTCCTGGCGGAGGCCTCCGGGTTGCTCGACGGCTCGCTCGCACCCGAGGACGCGCTGCGCAGCGTGGCTGCGCTGACCGTCCGGCGGTTCGCGGACTGGTGCGCGGTGGAGGTCCTGGACGGGAGCCACTCCGCCCAGCGGCTCACCGAGGCCCGCTCCGAAGCGCTGCGCGCCAGTTCGTCCGCGCGGAGCGTCCGGGAGGGTCAGGACCTGGCCGAGTTCATCGACTTCCCGTCGCGCATCTCCGTGCCGCTGCTCGCGCGGGAGCATGCGCTCGGCACGCTCACCCTCGCGCGCCTGGAGGGCAGCGGACGGTATGTCCCGGCGGATGTCGCGCTCGCGCAGGAGCTGGCCCGCCGCGCGGCGATGGCCATGGACAACGCCCGGCTCTATCAGCAGGCCCAGCTGGCCATCGGCCTGCGGGACGAGTTCCTCTCCATCGCCTCGCACGAGCTGAAGACGCCGGTCACGTCCCTCCAGTTGTCGGTGCAGGGGCTGATGCGCCTGGCCCGGACGGGCGCGCTGCGGACCTCACCGGTGGAGACGGTGACCCACGCGCTGGAGGTCATCGAGCGGCAGGCGAAGCGGATGGCGAAGCTCGTCAACACGCTGCTGGACGTCTCGCGCATCCACGCCGGGCGGCTGGAGCTGGAGTTCGAGGAGGTGGACCTCGCCGCGCTGGTCCGGGACGTCGCGGCGCGCTTCGCCCCGGAGCTGGCCACGTCGGGGACCCGGCTCCAGGTCCACGCCGACACGGCGGTGCCGGGCATGTGGGACCGGTCGCGGTTGGATCAGATCGTCACCAACCTGCTCTCGAACGCCATCAAGTACGGGGAGGGAAGGCCCATCGCGCTCCGCGTGGAGGGGGACGCGGAGATGGCGCGGCTGGAGGTGCGGGACCAGGGCATCGGCATCCCGGCGGAGCGGCAGGTGCGCATCTTCCGGGCCTTCGAGCGCGCCGTGTCCTCGCGCCACTACGGAGGCCTGGGCCTGGGCCTCCACATCGTGAACCAGCTCGTGGAGCGGCTGGGGGGCTCGGTCCGCGTCGAAAGCGAGGCGGGGCAGGGAGCCACCTTCACGGTGGAGCTCCCCCGCTACGGTCCCCACGCGGCCCCCGCCGCGGACCCGACCCTGCACGACGGGCTCTAGGCCGGCTTCGGCTCCACCGCGGGGTTGCGGCCGTCCATGGGGGCCTGTGCGTCCGTCTGGTAGTAGTCCCGCACGACGTACTTGCGGGCCACCAGCGCCATGCCCACGCCGGCCACGGCGGCCAGGGCCGCGTAGAAGAAGAACTGCGCGGAGCCCGTGAAGACGTTGAGCGCCGCGGCGATGGCCACCGCCACGTTCGCCAGCGTGTTCGTCACCAGCCACACGCTCTGGATGGTGCCCTTCATCTCCCGGGGCGCCTGCGTGTACGCGAACTCCAGGCCCGTGGTGGACACGAGAATCTCCGCTACCGTCAGCACGATGTACGGCAACAGCTGCCACGCGATGTTCAGCGTCGTCCCGCCCTCCATCGCCACCTGGAAGAAGCCCGCGATGACGAACGACGCGGCGCCGATGATGAGCCCCATGGGCATGCGCCGCAGCGGCGTCAGCTCCCAGCCCGCGCGCTGGAAGGCCGGGTACACCACGGCCGTCAGGAAGGGGATGAGCAGCATCACCAGCATGGGGTTGATGAACTGCATCTGGCTGGGCTGGAACACGATGCCGCCCACGTTCGGGTCCATGGACCGCGCCTGCACCACCCAGGTGGACGCCTTCTGATCGAACAGCATCCAGAAGAAGGGCACGAAGGGCAGCAGCAGCGCGGACACCCGGAACACCGCCTTCACGCCCTCCACCGCCTCCGTCGGGTGCTCCGCCCTGGCCTTGTCCAGCCAGGTGCCGCCCGCCACGTCCTTGCCCCGGAACGCGCTGCCCAGCACCTTGAAGAACGAGTGCGGGTTCGGGCCCGTGGGAGGCACCAGCACGTAGTGCTTGCGGCCCGCCCAGAAGATGACCGTCGCCAGGAACATCAGGATGCCCGGCACACCGAAGGCCACCGCGGGCCCGTAGTTCTTCATCAGCAGCGGGACGAACAGCGACGCGAAGAACGAACCGAAGTTGATGGTCCAGTAGAAGATGGCGAAGACCTTCTTCACCAGGTGCTTGTTCTTCTCCGTGAACTGGTCGCCCACCATCGCGGACACGCACGGCTTGATGCCGCCGCTGCCAATCGCGATGAGCGTCAGGCCCGTGTAGAAGCCCTTCGCGCTGTCCTCGAAGAGCGCCAGGCACGCGTGCCCCGCGCAGTACACGAGGCTCAGCACGAAGATGGTGTGGAACTTCCCGAAGAAGCGGTCCGCCAGGTAGCCGCCAATGAGCGGGAAGAAGTACACCCCCGCCATGAACAGGTGCATCAGGCTCTTGGCCTGCGCCTCCCGCAGCCCTGTCTCCGGCACCTGCGTGCGCAAGAGGTAGTCGATGAAGAACACCGTGAGGATGTTCCGCATCCCGTAGAAGCTGAAGCGCTCACAGGCCTCGTTCCCGATGATGTAGGGAATCTGGGGCGGGAAGCGCTGGGTGGTGGGGGCGGTCGAGGTCTCGGCCATGCCCCCACCCTACCGCAGGAGTGCGTATGGGTCGCGCGACTCAGCCCGCGGCGTCGAACGCGCCCAGCACGGCCGCCACGTTGTGGCCGATGTCCTCCACCGCGTAGCCGCCCTCCTGGACCAGCACCGTGGGGAGCCCCAGCCCGGCCAACTGCCCTCCCAGCAGCGGGAAGTGCTCCTTGCGCAGCTTGAACGCGCTGATGGGGTCGCCTTCGTAGGTGTCCACGCCCAGCGACACCACCAGTGCGTCCGCCCCGAAGGCCAGGATGGCCTCCCGCGCCGTGGCCAGCGCGGCGGAGTACCCCGCCCAGTCCGTGCCGCGCTGCAGCGGAAGGTTCAGCGTGTAGCCCTCGCCCCGGCCCGCGCCGCGCTCGTCGGCATACCCGAGGAAGTAGGGGTACTCGGTGTCCGGCGTGCCGTGGATGGAGATGAACAGCACGTCGTCGCGCTCCCAGAAGATCTCCTGGGTGCCGTTGCCATGGTGGTAGTCCACGTCCAGCAGCGCGACCCGCGCCTTGCCCGCGTCGCGAAGGCCCTGGGCCGCCAGCGCCGCGTTGTTGAGGAAGCAGTAGCCGCCATAGGTCCCGCGCGCGGCATGGTGCCCTGGCGGCCGGCACAGCGCGTAGGCCGCCCGCGAGCCCTCGGTCACGAGCGCCGCGGCGGTCATCGCGCAGTGCGCCGAGGCCAGCGCCGCCTCCCAGGTGCCCGGCACGATGGGCGTCCCGGCGTCGAACGCGTAATAGCCCATCGCGCCGTGGATGCCGGAAGGCACGCGGTCCCGCCGCAGGCCCCGCGCCGGGAAGCCGCTCGGCAGCATGGAGCCGTCGCGCCCCTCCGCCCGCCAGCGCGGATAGGCCGTGCGCAGGAACTCGATGAAGTCCGCGTCGTGGATTTTTAGAAGGCGCTCCATCGGGAAGTCGCGCGGCGGCAGCCAGGTGTGACTGCCCGCCGCCCGCAGTGCCTGTTCGATGAAGTCCACCCGCGCGGGGCACTCGTAGCAGGGCACCAGCTGCCCGCGATGAAGCTCCACCCCGCCGTCATGTCCTGCGTGCAGGGCACTGTGCACCACGTCCATCGAGCCTTCCTCCCGTTCGCGAACTGGGGGACAGCGTAGGCAGGACACCAGGAGTTCGGGGGCCTGGAAGTCCTCCGCACGCGGGCCCCACGGAGCGCGAAGGCCAGCCGCGACGGTGCGCCCGAGCGGAGACCCAGGTGGATCCACGGGCAGGGCGCGCCCGCCGGGACCGACGTCGCCCAACTGGTCCGACAGTCGGACCAGTTCGCATCGCCCGGCGCCGGAGGGTGGGTCCCCCAGTTCGTCCCGTCCATGTCAGACCCGTCTGGTTGGATGGGCGAAGCATCGGCGAGAAGGGCGGCGGAGATGGTGAGGGTGGGGCTGGTGGCGTATGTGGAGCATCAGATTGAGCAGGACATCGCGCTGGGACGGCTGCCGAGGAACGGGCGGCTGGCCTCGGAGCGGGTGATGGCGCACTGGTATGGCGTGTGCCGGGGCACGGTGCGCGAGGCCCTGCGGCGGCTGGCGGCACGGGGCCTGGTGGTGCAGCACCCCGGGCGCCAGGCGCGAGCGGTAGCCCTGGATGAATCGCTGACGCTGGAGAACCTGGGTCTGGCGCTGCATGCCGCGCGCTCCGAGGAGGGCCGACGGCTGCTGGAGGGCTTCTTCAGCCTCAAGCGGCAGGTGCTGGTGGAGCTCCTGGCCGACTGCTGCGCGAATGCCTCCGAGTCGGAGGTGAGCCGGTTGGAGTCCGTCTGCTACGCGCTCTGGGACGCGGCGCGCTGGCACCCCGGAGAGCGCTGCGCCCAGTTGGAGTTCGAGTTGCTGCGGCTGGCGGCCCAGGTGGCTGCGCGTCCCGGGCACCTGCTCCTCATCCAATCGCTGCAACGGGCCTTCAGGGGCATTGGGGCCCGGCTGCTGCCCTTCATGGGCGGCGAAGCCCTGGCCCAGTGGGCCCGGGGCGCGATGCATGCCCTGGACGAGCGCGACATGCAGGCGCTCCAGCACCAGCTGCCGACGCTGATGAAGGCGTGCGATGACGGCGTGCTCAACCGGTTTGCGCCAGTCCCCCACCAGGCGGGGCCTCTTGAGGCACCCCCCCTTGTCGAGGAGCGTGACCTCGGAACCCTCGCACCCGCCGCCGAGCCCACCGAAGCTCAGCTGCTTTCATCCGTTCCGGAGAGTCATCCCCGCGAACCCGGTGATGACTGCGTGCGGGCGGCGGGCCTCAACACGCCCGAATCCCAGGACCCGCCTCCAGCCACGACCGGGCTGGAGGGTTACTCGCTTCTGGCGCCTTCCTTGCCTTCGACCCGGGAGCCACCTGATTCGTGAGGCTCAGGCCGCGTCCACGCGCTTGCCGATGCGGGCCCGGCGCGCCTTGCCCAGCACGTGCTTGAGGTAGCGGCCGGTGTGGCTGGCCTCCACCTTCGCCACGTCCTCCGGCGTGCCGGTGGCCAGGATGTTGCCGCCCCCCGAGCCACCTTCCGGCCCCAGGTCGATGAGCCAGTCCGCGCTCTTGATGACGTCCAGGTTGTGCTCGATGACGAGCACGCTGTTGCCCGCCTCCACCAGCCGGTTGAGCACGGACAACAGCTTGCGGATGTCCTCGAAGTGCAGGCCCGTGGTGGGCTCGTCCAGGATGTAGAGCGTGCGGCCGGTGGCCACGCGCGCCAGCTCGCGCGCCAGCTTGATGCGCTGTGCTTCACCGCCGGACAGGGTGGGGGAGGGCTGGCCCAGCCGCAGGTAGCCCAGGCCCACGTCGGTGAGCGTCGTCAGCACGCGCATGATGTCCTTGTGCGCGCCGAAGTGGTCCACCGCCTCGCGCACGCTCAGGTCCAGCGTCTCCGCGATGTTCTTGCCCTTGTAGCGCACGCGCAGTGTCGCTTCGTTGAAGCGCTTGCCGTTGCACACCTCGCAGGGGACGTAGACGTCCGCCAGGAAGTGCATCTCCACCAGCTTCACGCCGTCGCCCTCGCACGCCTCGCAGCGGCCGCCCTTGATGTTGAAGCTGAAGCGCCCCGGGCCGTAGCCGAACGTGCGCGCCTCCGGCGTCATCGCGAAGACTTCACGGATGGCGTCGAACACCTTGGTGTACGTGGCCGGGTTGCTGCGCGGCGTGCGGCCAATGGGCCGCTGGTCGATGTCGATGACCTTGTCCAGGTGCTCCAGGCCCTTGATGGACTTGTGCTTGCCCATGGGCTCGCGGCTCTCGTAGAGCGCTCGCGCCAGGGCCGGGTACAGAATCTCGTTGATGAGCGTGGACTTGCCCGCGCCGGACACGCCCGTGACGGCCGTGAAGATGCCCAGCGGGATGTCCGCGTCCACGTTCTTCAGGTTGTTCTCCGTCGCGCCCAGGATGGAGATCTGGTGCTTGGGATTCACCGGGCGGCGCGTCTCCGGAATCTCGATCTCCTGGCGTCCGGACAGGTACGCGCCGGTGAGGCTCTTCTCATCCGCCATCACCTGCTTGGGCGTGCCCTGGGACACCACCTGCCCGCCCAGCTCGCCCGCGCCGGGGCCGAAGTCCACCAGGTAGTCCGCCTCCTCCATCGTCTCCTCGTCGTGCTCCACGACGATAACGGAGTTGCCCAGGTCGCGCAGGCGCTTGAGCGTGGTCAGCAGCTTGCCGTTGTCGCGCTGGTGCAGGCCGATGGAGGGCTCATCCAGGATGTAGATGACGCCCGTCAGCTCGCTGCCCATCTGCGACGCCAGCCGGATGCGCTGGCTCTCACCGCCGGACAGCGTGGACGCGGTGCGGTCCAGGGTGAGGTAGCCCAGGCCCACGTCCACCAGGAAGGACAGGCGGCTGCGGATCTCCTTGAGCAGCTCCTGGGCGATCTTCTCCTCCTGCGCGCTCAGCCCCAGCTGCGTCAGGAAGGTGCGCGCCTCCGTGATGGTCATGCGGCTGAGGTCCACCAGCGTGCGCTGGTGCACCTTCACCGCGCGGCTCTCCGGGCGCAGGCGCTCGCCCTTGCAGGACGGGCAGGGCTTGTCGCTGAAGTACTTCTGGAGCTCCGCCTTGCGCGCCTCCGACGTGGTCGTCTTGAAGTTGCGCATGGTGCGGGCGAGCAGGCCCTCCCACTCCATGTTGTACTGGCCGTTGTCGCCCCACTGGACGGTGAAGGACTTGCCCTTCACGCCGTTCATCAGGACGTCCTTCTCCCGCTTGGACAGCTTCGCGTACGGGACGTCCAGGTCGATCTTGAACGCGCCCGCCAGGCTCTCCACGAAGTCCGCCGTCCAGCCCTCGCCGCGGTTCATGCCGCTGGCCCACGGCTCAATCGCGCCGTCGCGGATGCTGCGGCTCTGGTCCGGCACCAGCAGGTCCGCGTCCATCTCCGGCCGGGTACCCAGGCCGTTGCAGTCCGTGCACATGCCCAGCGGGTTGTTGAAGGAGAACGACGCGGGCGTGAGGTCGCCGAAGGACAGGCCGCACGCGGGGCATGCGTTCAGCTCGCTCATCACGCGGTCGGACGCGAGCGTGCCCTTCTCATCCGTGATGATGAGCGTGCCCTTGCCCTCGCGCAGCGCGGTCTCCACGGAGTCCGTCAGGCGCGTGCGCAGGTCCGGCTTCAACACCAGACGGTCGATGACGAGCGCGATGTCGTGCTTGGACTTCTTGTCCAGCTCGATGCGCTCCTCCAATTCGCGCACCTTGCCGTCCACGCGCGCGCGGGAGAAGCCTCGCTTCTGCGCCTCCGCCAGCAGGTCCTTGTGCTCACCCTTGCGGTTCGTGACGATGGGCGCCAGCACCTGGAGCTTGGTGCCCGCGGGCAGCTTCATGATCTCATCGACAATCTGCTGCGCGCTCTGCTTGCCCACCTTGCGGCCGCAGTTGGGGCAGTGCTGCACGCCGATGGAGGCGTAGAGCACGCGCAGGTAGTCGTGCACCTCCGTGACGGTGCCCACCGTGGAGCGGGGGTTGTTGCTGGCCGCCTTCTGCTCGATGGAGATGGTGGGCGACAGGCCGCGCAGCGTGTCGTAGCGGGGCTTCTCCATCTGCCCCAGGAACTGGCGCGCGTAGGAGGACAGGCTCTCCACGTAGCGGCGCTGGCCCTCGGCGTAGAGCGTGTCGAACGCGAGCGAGCTCTTGCCGGAGCCCGACACGCCGGTGAACACCACGAGCTTCTTCTTCGGGATGTCCAGGGAGACGGTCTTGAGGTTGTGCTCCCTGGCACCACGGATGGAAATGACGTCGGGCTCGGACATGGGGGCGCGCTTTATCACTGAAAGGGTGTTCCGGTGCACGCAAAGGCGCACGCCCGGAGCGGTTCTGGAGGAACACCCGGCACGCCCGCCCGCATCCCCCGGCCGGACGGGCACGCGGCCGTCCTGCGCGCTCCACTCATACCCCCTGGAAGTCGCACGGCCCCCGAGGGTGAGAGGTCGGTGTGGCATCCACCGTTTTAGAAGCTTTTGCAGTCGCTTCCACGAAACGTGGAATCTCCTGATTTACCAGTTAAAGCCCGTGCCCCAGCGTGGGCGCCCGTTTGCCGTGTTGGCGGCGTGACGGCGCCTTGTTGGGACGTCCAGGCACCAGGGTTGCACCATTCCACGCCGACCGGATCCACGTGCAGGGCTGTGTGGGGGGACACCGGTGCCGTGTGTAGGAAGGACGGGACTCTGTATGCGTGGACTCCGATGGCTGGTGTTGGCGGTGGTGGTGGCGGCGGGGACGGCGTGTGAGCGGCCCACTTCACAGCAGGCACGCACGGGCTTCGCCGCGCGGCCGGAGCTCCTGGAGTTCGGCCCTGCCGCCGTGGGCCGCACCAAGGCGATGAAGCTGCGCCTGGCGAACCAGGGGCGCGCGTCGTACCGCGTGGAGGGGGCGCGCTCGTCGCTGCCCAACGTGAGCATCCCCGCCTTCGAGCCCTTCACGCTGACGGCCGGCGCCGAGCACGAGATTGAAGTGCGCTTCACGCCCGACGTGGAGGGCGCGGTGCAGGGGCAGCTGGAGGTCATCACGGATGCCTCCGGCGGCGCGGCGGCGCAGGTGCCCGTCAGCGGGCGCGGCGTGAAGGCGCTGGTGGAGGTGCCGGAGACGGCGCTCGACTTCGGCAACGTGAACCTGGGGCTGGTGGAGATGCGCGAGGTGACGGTGCGCAACCCCTCCGACGTGGAGAGCCCGCTGGTGCTGTCGGTGGAGGGGGCGGACGCGGATCAGTTCTCCGCGGGGGCGGGGCTGCCGTCCTCGCTGGCGCCGCATGAGACGCGCAAGGTGCCGGTGGCCTTCAGCCCGGTGCGGCTGGGCAACGCGGACGCGGCGCTGCACGTGGCCGTCTGTGACGGCTGCGAGCCCGCGGTGGTGACGCTGACGGGGATGGGCGTGGCCAGCGCGCTGGAGGTGACGCCGCTGCGCGTGGACTTCGGCCGCGTCGCGGTGGGCGCCACCGCCGAGGAGCGCATCACCGTGCGCAACCAGGGCAACGAACCGCTCAGCTACAAGGGCGCGTCGCTCTTGGAGGACCCCTCCGGCGTGTTCAAGGTGGTGAGCGCGCCCGCGCTGCCCAATGACATGCTGCCGCCGGGCGCGGTGGTGGAGCTGCGCGTGGCCTTCACACCGGTGGCGTCCGGGCGGGTGCGCGACGGCCGCGTGGAGGTGTCCGTGCGCAAGCCGAAGACGACGTCGCCCGGCCCCAAGGTGACGCTGTCGGGCGAGGGCGGCGCGTCCTGCGTGGAGGTGCGGCCCGAGCACCTGGCCTTCGGGCCGGTGGCCTTCGGGATGACGGCCACGCGCGACGTCACCCTCTACAACCACTGCCGCGAGGAGACGTCCGTCACGGGCCTGCACCTCACCACGCAGGCGGGCGGCTACTTCACGCTCGCGCAGCCACCGTCGAGCCAGCCGGTGGCGCCCGGGGGCACGCTGAAGGTGGGCGTCACCTTCAGTCCCCGGGCGGGCGTGGGCAGCGTGAGCAGTGGGCAGCTGGCCGTCACCTCCACCCAGCGCACCTCCAGCGCCACGGACGCCGTGAAGCTGTCGGGCGAGGGCCGCGCCTTCGCGCCTTGCGAGTACTCGCTGCCCTCGGTGCTGGACTTCGGCCAGGTGCCGGTGGGCTCGGAGGTGGCGCTGGGCGTCACGCTGCGCAACACCGGCAACGAGGCGTGCTTCCTGTCGGCGCTCCAGCTGGCGTCGGGGTCGGATCCGGCCTTCCGCGCGGCGACGCTGGCCAACAGCGTGCTGGAGCCCGGCAAGAAGGTGACGCTCGTCGTGCGCTTCCAGCCGTCCTCGGAAGGGGAGTTCCAGGGGCTCGCGGAGGGCTGGGTGAGCCACCCCACGCGCGGCCACCCGCTGGTGAACCTGGTGGG
This window encodes:
- a CDS encoding FadR/GntR family transcriptional regulator codes for the protein MGEASARRAAEMVRVGLVAYVEHQIEQDIALGRLPRNGRLASERVMAHWYGVCRGTVREALRRLAARGLVVQHPGRQARAVALDESLTLENLGLALHAARSEEGRRLLEGFFSLKRQVLVELLADCCANASESEVSRLESVCYALWDAARWHPGERCAQLEFELLRLAAQVAARPGHLLLIQSLQRAFRGIGARLLPFMGGEALAQWARGAMHALDERDMQALQHQLPTLMKACDDGVLNRFAPVPHQAGPLEAPPLVEERDLGTLAPAAEPTEAQLLSSVPESHPREPGDDCVRAAGLNTPESQDPPPATTGLEGYSLLAPSLPSTREPPDS
- the uvrA gene encoding excinuclease ABC subunit UvrA, translated to MSEPDVISIRGAREHNLKTVSLDIPKKKLVVFTGVSGSGKSSLAFDTLYAEGQRRYVESLSSYARQFLGQMEKPRYDTLRGLSPTISIEQKAASNNPRSTVGTVTEVHDYLRVLYASIGVQHCPNCGRKVGKQSAQQIVDEIMKLPAGTKLQVLAPIVTNRKGEHKDLLAEAQKRGFSRARVDGKVRELEERIELDKKSKHDIALVIDRLVLKPDLRTRLTDSVETALREGKGTLIITDEKGTLASDRVMSELNACPACGLSFGDLTPASFSFNNPLGMCTDCNGLGTRPEMDADLLVPDQSRSIRDGAIEPWASGMNRGEGWTADFVESLAGAFKIDLDVPYAKLSKREKDVLMNGVKGKSFTVQWGDNGQYNMEWEGLLARTMRNFKTTTSEARKAELQKYFSDKPCPSCKGERLRPESRAVKVHQRTLVDLSRMTITEARTFLTQLGLSAQEEKIAQELLKEIRSRLSFLVDVGLGYLTLDRTASTLSGGESQRIRLASQMGSELTGVIYILDEPSIGLHQRDNGKLLTTLKRLRDLGNSVIVVEHDEETMEEADYLVDFGPGAGELGGQVVSQGTPKQVMADEKSLTGAYLSGRQEIEIPETRRPVNPKHQISILGATENNLKNVDADIPLGIFTAVTGVSGAGKSTLINEILYPALARALYESREPMGKHKSIKGLEHLDKVIDIDQRPIGRTPRSNPATYTKVFDAIREVFAMTPEARTFGYGPGRFSFNIKGGRCEACEGDGVKLVEMHFLADVYVPCEVCNGKRFNEATLRVRYKGKNIAETLDLSVREAVDHFGAHKDIMRVLTTLTDVGLGYLRLGQPSPTLSGGEAQRIKLARELARVATGRTLYILDEPTTGLHFEDIRKLLSVLNRLVEAGNSVLVIEHNLDVIKSADWLIDLGPEGGSGGGNILATGTPEDVAKVEASHTGRYLKHVLGKARRARIGKRVDAA
- a CDS encoding histone deacetylase family protein gives rise to the protein MDVVHSALHAGHDGGVELHRGQLVPCYECPARVDFIEQALRAAGSHTWLPPRDFPMERLLKIHDADFIEFLRTAYPRWRAEGRDGSMLPSGFPARGLRRDRVPSGIHGAMGYYAFDAGTPIVPGTWEAALASAHCAMTAAALVTEGSRAAYALCRPPGHHAARGTYGGYCFLNNAALAAQGLRDAGKARVALLDVDYHHGNGTQEIFWERDDVLFISIHGTPDTEYPYFLGYADERGAGRGEGYTLNLPLQRGTDWAGYSAALATAREAILAFGADALVVSLGVDTYEGDPISAFKLRKEHFPLLGGQLAGLGLPTVLVQEGGYAVEDIGHNVAAVLGAFDAAG